The Chryseobacterium sp. 52 genome includes a region encoding these proteins:
- a CDS encoding TlpA family protein disulfide reductase — protein MKNLLSVFIIFLCLTSFNAQQTEVPVMKYEDLEKRIQKENDKLLVVNFWATTCAPCVKELPHFMEINNKLKDNPKFKMILVSLDRLVDKERVIKFIKNKNLTAEVVLLDDVKRMNTWIPKFEKNWDGNIPVTLFYKNGEKVHFNDGEMSKEELEKIINDNLQ, from the coding sequence ATGAAGAATTTATTAAGCGTATTCATTATATTTCTATGTCTTACTTCTTTCAATGCCCAGCAGACGGAAGTTCCTGTAATGAAATATGAAGATCTTGAAAAAAGGATACAGAAAGAAAATGATAAGTTACTGGTTGTCAATTTCTGGGCAACGACTTGCGCCCCATGCGTAAAAGAGCTGCCCCACTTTATGGAGATTAATAATAAACTGAAGGATAATCCCAAATTTAAAATGATTCTGGTTTCGCTGGACAGGCTTGTTGATAAAGAAAGAGTGATTAAATTCATTAAAAATAAGAACCTTACAGCAGAAGTGGTTTTGCTGGACGATGTCAAGAGGATGAATACCTGGATCCCAAAATTTGAAAAAAACTGGGACGGAAATATTCCTGTCACGCTCTTTTACAAAAACGGTGAGAAAGTACATTTCAATGATGGCGAAATGAGCAAAGAAGAGCTGGAAAAGATAATTAATGATAATTTACAATAA
- the mutS gene encoding DNA mismatch repair protein MutS codes for MAKTKKETPLMTQYNTIKAKYPDALLLFRVGDFYETFGQDAVRTSQILGIVLTKRANGDGHIELAGFPHHSVDSYLPKLVRAGMRVAICDQLEDPKTVKGIVKRGVTELVTPGVTFNDQVLNSKKNNFLLSLHKEKEKYGIAMVDVSTGEFLVSEGNLEKILHIINTFDPSEIVYQRSVQLPEQLKNKSAFKLEDWAFQYNFAYEKLTSHFKTNSLKGFGVESSPLAITAAGAIFAYLVEDTHHNLLAHITKLQIIPQEDYLMMDNFTLRNLEIVYPSNPQGKSLLDIIDKTSTPMGGRLLRRRIILPLKSVEEIMRRLSLIDFLNEKDQLKYEICQLLKSISDLDRLMGKLAAEKISPKELGYLRQSLINIHQIKALLHPHADVLAWLEPLFDMEELIKFLQNHLNEELPVNLSKGNIIKAAISEELDRLRGLQNKGRGFLDEMCQREIERTGISSLKIDFNNVFGYYIEVRNAHKDKVPSDWLRKQTLVNAERYITEELKEYESQILGAEEKIGVLENQLYRNVCAETMVYMDQIQGNSHIIAQLDVAAGLSELAVSESYTKPVLNQGYAIDLKEARHPIIENALPLGEKYIPNDIFLDKDSQQIIMVTGPNMAGKSAILRQTAIVCLLAQIGSFVPAKHAEIGVLDKIFTRVGATDNISAGESTFMVEMNEAANILNNISERSLILLDEIGRGTSTYDGVSIAWAIAEYLHQHPTQAKTLFATHYHELNEMTVNFERVKNFHVSIQENKGNIIFLRKLVPGGSEHSFGIHVAKLAGMPAKVVNRANEILKTLEASRTQSNTSESIKRVTEENMQLSFFQLDDPVLENIREELTKIDINTLTPIEALMKLNSIKKMIGG; via the coding sequence ATGGCAAAAACGAAGAAGGAAACCCCGCTAATGACGCAGTACAATACCATCAAGGCAAAATACCCTGATGCACTGCTCCTTTTCAGGGTAGGGGATTTTTATGAAACTTTCGGGCAGGATGCCGTGAGAACGTCCCAGATCCTGGGTATTGTTCTTACCAAAAGAGCAAATGGAGACGGACATATAGAGCTGGCAGGATTTCCACACCACTCTGTAGATTCCTATTTGCCGAAACTGGTAAGAGCGGGAATGAGAGTCGCGATATGCGATCAGCTGGAAGACCCGAAAACGGTAAAGGGAATTGTAAAAAGAGGCGTTACAGAGCTTGTAACACCCGGAGTTACATTCAACGATCAGGTATTAAATTCAAAAAAGAACAATTTCCTGCTTTCCCTGCATAAAGAAAAAGAAAAGTATGGAATTGCGATGGTAGATGTTTCTACCGGAGAGTTTCTGGTGAGTGAAGGGAACTTAGAAAAAATCCTGCATATTATCAATACTTTTGATCCGAGCGAAATTGTCTACCAGAGAAGTGTTCAGCTGCCGGAACAGCTCAAAAATAAAAGTGCCTTTAAGCTTGAAGACTGGGCTTTCCAGTATAATTTTGCCTACGAAAAACTGACTTCTCATTTTAAAACCAACTCTTTAAAAGGTTTTGGAGTTGAAAGTTCTCCATTGGCTATTACGGCGGCAGGGGCAATTTTCGCTTATCTGGTGGAAGATACCCATCACAATCTGCTTGCCCATATTACAAAACTTCAGATTATTCCACAGGAAGATTATCTGATGATGGATAATTTCACCTTAAGAAATCTTGAAATTGTTTACCCAAGCAATCCTCAGGGAAAATCGCTGCTGGATATTATCGATAAAACGTCTACCCCGATGGGGGGAAGATTGTTGAGACGAAGAATTATTCTGCCTTTAAAATCCGTGGAGGAGATCATGAGAAGACTATCTCTGATTGACTTCCTGAATGAAAAGGATCAGCTGAAATATGAAATCTGTCAATTGTTGAAATCCATTTCGGATCTTGACAGACTGATGGGAAAACTGGCTGCCGAAAAGATTTCTCCGAAAGAATTGGGATATCTGCGCCAGAGTTTGATCAATATTCATCAAATCAAAGCACTGCTTCATCCTCATGCCGATGTTCTGGCGTGGCTGGAGCCATTGTTTGATATGGAAGAACTGATTAAGTTTTTGCAAAATCACCTCAATGAAGAACTTCCGGTCAACCTTTCCAAAGGAAATATCATCAAAGCAGCTATATCTGAAGAACTTGACCGACTGAGAGGTCTTCAGAATAAAGGACGGGGCTTCCTGGATGAAATGTGCCAGAGAGAAATTGAAAGAACGGGAATTTCAAGCCTTAAGATTGATTTTAATAATGTTTTCGGATATTATATAGAAGTAAGAAATGCTCATAAAGATAAAGTGCCAAGTGATTGGTTGCGAAAGCAGACCCTTGTCAATGCTGAACGTTATATTACCGAAGAACTGAAGGAGTACGAAAGCCAGATTTTAGGTGCTGAAGAAAAAATCGGAGTACTGGAGAATCAGCTGTACAGAAATGTATGTGCTGAAACAATGGTCTATATGGATCAGATTCAGGGAAATTCGCATATTATCGCACAGCTTGATGTTGCAGCAGGATTATCGGAACTGGCTGTTTCTGAAAGCTATACAAAGCCGGTGCTTAATCAGGGGTATGCTATAGATTTAAAAGAAGCAAGACACCCGATCATTGAAAATGCGCTTCCTTTAGGAGAAAAATATATTCCGAATGACATCTTTTTAGATAAAGATTCTCAGCAGATAATTATGGTTACAGGTCCGAACATGGCCGGTAAATCTGCTATTTTGCGTCAGACGGCTATTGTGTGTCTTTTGGCTCAAATCGGAAGTTTTGTTCCTGCAAAACATGCTGAAATTGGCGTTTTAGATAAAATTTTCACAAGAGTAGGGGCTACCGATAATATTTCTGCCGGAGAATCTACTTTCATGGTGGAAATGAACGAAGCGGCCAATATTCTGAACAATATTTCAGAACGCAGTCTTATTCTGCTGGATGAGATTGGACGCGGAACTTCTACTTATGACGGGGTTTCTATTGCCTGGGCGATTGCAGAATATCTTCACCAGCATCCAACGCAAGCTAAAACCCTGTTTGCTACCCATTATCATGAATTGAATGAAATGACGGTAAATTTTGAAAGGGTGAAAAACTTTCACGTTTCGATTCAGGAAAATAAAGGAAATATCATTTTCTTAAGAAAGCTGGTTCCGGGCGGAAGCGAGCATAGTTTCGGTATTCATGTGGCTAAACTGGCAGGAATGCCTGCAAAAGTAGTCAACAGAGCCAATGAAATCCTGAAAACCCTTGAAGCAAGCCGTACACAAAGTAATACTTCTGAGAGTATCAAAAGGGTAACGGAAGAGAATATGCAGCTTTCTTTCTTTCAGCTGGATGATCCTGTCCTGGAAAACATCCGTGAAGAACTGACAAAAATAGACATCAATACTTTAACACCTATTGAAGCTTTAATGAAGCTGAATTCGATAAAAAAAATGATTGGAGGTTAA
- a CDS encoding GNAT family N-acetyltransferase yields the protein MIYPVLETERLLLRQLVPDDAEDLFEYFSLDEVMEYYDLEKFKTREDAQNIIQHFNSEFEKGKGFRWALELKSEKKVIGTCGYHNWYPEHFRAEIGYELNPKYWRNSYMKEAVLPILIFGFESMRLHRVDAFIDPSNISSEKLLHSLNFKDEGTLRDYFFEKGKFVDAKLFGLINE from the coding sequence ATGATCTATCCGGTTTTAGAAACTGAAAGACTCCTTTTAAGACAGCTTGTTCCAGATGATGCAGAAGATCTTTTCGAATATTTTTCTCTGGATGAAGTCATGGAATATTATGATCTGGAAAAGTTCAAAACACGGGAAGATGCTCAAAATATCATTCAGCATTTTAATAGTGAATTTGAAAAAGGAAAAGGATTCCGCTGGGCTTTGGAGCTAAAATCTGAAAAGAAGGTCATAGGAACCTGCGGGTATCACAACTGGTATCCCGAGCATTTCAGAGCAGAGATAGGCTATGAACTCAATCCGAAATACTGGAGAAACTCTTATATGAAAGAAGCAGTTCTTCCTATTCTGATATTCGGATTTGAAAGCATGAGGCTGCATCGGGTGGACGCATTTATTGACCCTTCCAATATTTCTTCTGAGAAACTTTTACATTCTTTAAACTTTAAAGATGAAGGAACTCTTCGTGATTACTTTTTTGAAAAGGGAAAGTTTGTAGATGCTAAACTTTTTGGTCTTATTAATGAATAA
- a CDS encoding cupin-like domain-containing protein: MILENVDVVNDISKEDFQKNYFKKHKPLLIKNFASRWDAFDKWNLAYIREKAGDQDVPLYDNKPADASKSSDAPVTNMKMRDYIDRIKKGPSDLRIFFYIITDRLPELLKNFTYPDLGIKFFKRLPTLFFGGSEAHVLMHYDVDLGDFLHIHFEGKKRILLFDQKQSAFLYKVPLSVHTVYDIDYENPDYEKFPALQYAKGFEIFMEHGDALFIPGAFWHFNRYLEPGFSMSLRALPNKPNVFANMMYHVFIMRYTDKILRKIFKAKWVNYKQKLAHKKSTEAFEKHQKSGK; encoded by the coding sequence ATGATCCTCGAAAACGTAGATGTAGTCAACGATATCAGTAAAGAAGATTTTCAGAAGAATTATTTCAAAAAGCATAAACCGCTTTTGATCAAAAACTTTGCGAGCAGATGGGATGCCTTTGACAAATGGAATCTTGCCTATATTCGTGAAAAAGCAGGGGATCAGGATGTTCCGTTGTATGATAATAAGCCTGCCGATGCTTCCAAAAGTTCAGATGCACCTGTAACGAATATGAAAATGAGGGATTATATAGACCGAATTAAAAAGGGGCCTTCAGATCTGCGTATTTTTTTCTATATCATCACAGACCGACTTCCTGAGTTGCTGAAAAATTTCACCTATCCGGATCTGGGAATCAAGTTTTTTAAGAGGCTTCCCACGCTTTTCTTTGGGGGTAGCGAAGCTCATGTGCTGATGCATTACGATGTAGATCTTGGAGATTTTCTTCATATTCATTTCGAGGGCAAAAAGAGAATCTTGTTATTTGACCAGAAACAGTCCGCATTTTTATATAAAGTGCCGCTTTCCGTGCATACTGTTTACGATATAGACTATGAAAATCCGGATTATGAAAAGTTTCCGGCGCTACAATATGCCAAAGGCTTTGAAATTTTCATGGAACATGGTGATGCTCTTTTCATTCCGGGAGCGTTCTGGCATTTCAACAGATATCTGGAACCTGGTTTTTCAATGTCATTGAGGGCTCTTCCCAATAAGCCGAATGTTTTTGCGAATATGATGTACCATGTTTTTATCATGAGGTATACCGATAAAATACTTCGTAAAATATTTAAAGCTAAGTGGGTGAATTACAAACAGAAACTGGCGCACAAGAAAAGCACAGAAGCCTTTGAAAAGCACCAGAAATCAGGAAAATAG
- a CDS encoding bestrophin family protein: MRAYNTKHFLKILFSMHQSDTMKILFPTMILVGLYSWGIQYLEVEYLHLTTKSGVSNVGMIHSLLGFVLSLLLVFRTNTAYDRWWEGRKLWGKLVNDTRNFAVKINAILGDNRQDAEQISRYLKYFPHFLAKHLSKESTRLALDEDYSEIEKSLKHHGPSEIVILLTHKLNQLKKEGKISDFEMLYLDTQLSGFLDVCGGCERIKNTPIPYSYSSFVKKFIILYVLALPVAYVITIGLLMIPLTVFVYYVLMSLELIAEEIEDPFNNDENDIPMEALAQNIEKNVHQIMGLKNKNQP; encoded by the coding sequence ATGAGAGCCTACAATACCAAGCATTTCCTGAAAATCCTTTTCAGCATGCATCAAAGCGACACCATGAAGATCCTTTTCCCGACAATGATCCTTGTAGGTCTTTATTCATGGGGCATTCAGTATCTGGAAGTGGAATATCTTCACCTTACCACAAAATCAGGAGTCAGCAATGTAGGAATGATTCATTCTCTGCTGGGCTTTGTCCTTTCACTGCTACTGGTTTTCAGAACCAATACGGCTTATGACAGATGGTGGGAAGGCAGAAAATTATGGGGGAAACTGGTGAACGACACCCGAAATTTTGCAGTAAAGATCAATGCTATTCTGGGGGATAACCGCCAGGATGCGGAACAGATCTCAAGATATTTAAAATACTTTCCGCATTTCCTTGCCAAACATCTTTCTAAAGAATCTACAAGACTGGCTTTGGATGAAGATTATTCCGAAATTGAAAAATCTTTAAAGCATCACGGTCCCAGCGAAATTGTGATTCTTTTGACTCATAAGCTGAATCAGCTGAAAAAAGAAGGAAAGATCTCGGATTTTGAAATGTTATATCTGGATACTCAGCTTTCAGGATTTCTGGATGTTTGCGGAGGTTGCGAGAGAATTAAAAACACCCCGATTCCCTACTCTTATTCTTCTTTTGTAAAGAAATTTATCATCTTATATGTATTAGCACTGCCGGTTGCCTACGTAATTACGATCGGGCTTTTGATGATTCCGCTTACTGTATTCGTCTATTATGTTCTGATGAGCCTGGAATTGATTGCCGAGGAAATTGAAGATCCTTTTAATAATGATGAAAACGATATTCCCATGGAGGCTCTGGCACAGAATATTGAAAAAAATGTGCATCAGATCATGGGCTTAAAAAATAAAAATCAACCTTAA
- a CDS encoding toxin-antitoxin system YwqK family antitoxin: MKYFFLLLMATSSWAIAQKPCGFKDGLQEGSCKAFYDNGQVKNVIEWRKGKVDGDAVYYHDNGKLQSKGEYKKDFKVNEWVYYDKNGVLTSKEVFRNGDKNIYDNSFTATFYTPSGVVAEISNYKFAKLHGESKLFYENGKSVKQIGQYENGLATGKWKALYPSGKLQRETEFANDKWNGTRVHYREDGSVEKTEVYRDGKLISTK, from the coding sequence ATGAAATACTTTTTTCTGCTATTAATGGCCACATCATCGTGGGCAATAGCACAAAAACCGTGCGGATTTAAAGACGGACTTCAGGAAGGAAGCTGTAAAGCGTTCTATGATAACGGACAGGTAAAAAATGTAATCGAATGGAGAAAAGGAAAAGTTGACGGCGATGCTGTTTATTATCATGATAACGGAAAGCTTCAGTCCAAAGGAGAATACAAGAAAGACTTTAAGGTAAATGAATGGGTCTATTATGACAAAAACGGTGTTCTTACGTCAAAAGAAGTCTTCAGAAACGGGGATAAAAACATTTATGACAATAGCTTTACGGCTACTTTTTACACCCCTTCCGGTGTCGTTGCAGAAATTTCTAATTATAAATTTGCTAAATTACATGGTGAAAGTAAATTGTTCTACGAAAACGGAAAGTCGGTAAAACAAATCGGACAATATGAAAACGGGTTGGCAACAGGAAAGTGGAAGGCACTTTATCCGTCAGGAAAATTACAGCGTGAAACAGAATTTGCAAACGATAAATGGAACGGAACCCGGGTTCATTACCGTGAGGACGGAAGCGTAGAAAAGACTGAGGTCTACAGAGACGGAAAATTAATCTCAACAAAATAA
- a CDS encoding RNA methyltransferase, whose product MVQKLKLEELNRIDVETFKKVEKIPLVIILDNLRSMHNVGASFRTADAFLIEKIILCGITPQPPHREIHKAALGATESVDWAHESDINAAISEYKSRGYEIIGIEQTTDSMMITDFSIDKSKKYALILGNEVEGISDEALPNIDTFLEIPQLGTKHSLNVSVCGGIVMWEFAKALK is encoded by the coding sequence TTGGTACAGAAATTAAAACTGGAAGAACTTAACAGAATAGATGTAGAAACATTTAAGAAGGTTGAGAAAATTCCATTGGTCATTATTTTAGACAACTTAAGAAGTATGCACAATGTAGGGGCATCTTTCAGAACAGCAGATGCTTTTCTGATTGAAAAAATAATTCTTTGCGGTATTACTCCTCAGCCGCCACACCGTGAGATTCACAAAGCGGCACTTGGGGCAACAGAAAGTGTAGACTGGGCCCACGAAAGCGATATTAATGCAGCAATTAGTGAGTATAAAAGCCGCGGATACGAGATCATTGGAATAGAGCAGACAACAGACAGTATGATGATCACTGATTTCAGTATTGACAAATCAAAGAAATACGCCCTGATCTTAGGAAATGAAGTAGAAGGGATAAGTGATGAAGCACTTCCGAATATTGACACGTTTCTTGAAATTCCTCAGTTGGGAACAAAGCACTCTCTCAACGTCAGTGTATGTGGAGGAATTGTGATGTGGGAATTCGCAAAAGCCCTAAAATAA
- a CDS encoding CBS domain-containing protein — MFIKDYISKDFPCFSLTDSIESARNMLEDFGYSHIFIKKSHHFYGAIAEDFLYEGDGTLKDLEHQIERFAILEDNNIMDSIRLFHTFSANVIPVINKNEKYLGYITCEDIFQNFSRYPLFSESGAILTIETPARKYSMTEIANIVESNNSKFYGGFITFMSDEVVHVTIKISNENLSSIDATFDRYDYRIVEKYYSDEKSDLFKDRFGFFQKFIEI; from the coding sequence ATGTTTATCAAGGATTATATCTCAAAAGACTTTCCATGTTTTAGCCTTACTGACTCAATAGAATCAGCAAGGAACATGTTAGAGGATTTTGGATATTCCCACATTTTCATCAAAAAATCCCACCACTTCTACGGCGCTATCGCAGAAGATTTTCTCTATGAAGGTGACGGAACATTGAAAGATCTTGAACATCAGATCGAACGTTTCGCTATTCTGGAGGATAATAATATTATGGACAGCATCCGGCTGTTCCACACTTTCAGCGCTAATGTGATTCCGGTAATCAACAAAAATGAAAAATATCTCGGGTATATTACCTGTGAGGATATCTTTCAGAATTTTTCCCGCTATCCGCTGTTTTCAGAGTCAGGAGCCATCCTTACGATAGAGACACCGGCCAGGAAATATTCGATGACGGAAATTGCCAATATCGTGGAAAGCAACAACTCGAAGTTTTACGGTGGATTTATCACATTCATGTCTGATGAAGTGGTGCATGTGACGATCAAAATCAGCAATGAAAATCTCTCCTCGATAGACGCCACCTTTGACCGGTATGATTACAGAATTGTTGAGAAATACTATTCTGATGAAAAATCAGATCTGTTTAAAGACCGGTTCGGATTTTTCCAAAAATTCATAGAAATATAA
- a CDS encoding NAD kinase: protein MKAAIYSQKKDLDTFLYLSKFISELETRGVKSVLYDEMAEALQFSKIFETFNSKQDLLDKEVDLFFTFGGDGTIVNSLTFIEDLEIPIVGVNTGRLGFLASFTKEEAFKELDAILKGDVKTSRRAVIQVVSPQSDDFFPYALNDVTVSRKETTSMITVDSYINDEFLNVFWGDGVIVSTPTGSTAYSLSCGGPIISPNNENFVITPIAPHNLNVRPLVVNDRVEIKFKVESRVPQYSLSLDSRLVHIETDKEIIIKKADFQILLVQPNHLSFYETIRQKLLWGRDKRN, encoded by the coding sequence ATGAAGGCAGCCATATATTCTCAGAAAAAAGACCTCGATACTTTTTTATATTTAAGCAAGTTTATTTCAGAACTTGAAACCAGAGGCGTAAAATCTGTTCTGTACGACGAAATGGCTGAAGCGCTTCAGTTCTCAAAGATATTTGAAACATTCAACAGCAAACAGGACCTTCTGGATAAGGAAGTAGACCTTTTCTTCACTTTCGGAGGAGACGGAACCATTGTGAATTCCCTGACCTTTATTGAAGACCTTGAAATTCCTATTGTAGGAGTGAATACGGGAAGATTAGGATTTTTGGCCAGCTTTACAAAAGAAGAAGCGTTCAAAGAACTGGATGCCATCTTAAAAGGAGATGTCAAAACAAGCCGTCGTGCTGTTATCCAGGTGGTTTCTCCACAATCCGACGATTTTTTCCCTTATGCTCTTAATGATGTTACCGTATCCAGAAAAGAAACCACTTCGATGATTACGGTAGATTCTTATATTAATGATGAATTTTTAAATGTTTTCTGGGGTGACGGCGTTATTGTTTCCACACCTACAGGATCTACGGCCTATTCATTAAGTTGTGGCGGACCGATCATCTCACCAAATAACGAAAATTTTGTCATTACCCCTATTGCCCCTCACAATCTGAATGTGAGACCGCTGGTCGTAAATGACAGAGTCGAAATAAAATTCAAAGTGGAAAGCAGAGTCCCGCAGTACTCTCTTTCTCTGGACTCAAGACTGGTCCATATAGAAACCGACAAAGAAATTATCATCAAAAAGGCAGACTTCCAGATCCTTCTGGTACAGCCCAACCATTTAAGTTTCTACGAAACGATCCGTCAGAAGCTGCTTTGGGGCAGGGATAAAAGAAATTAG
- the fbaA gene encoding class II fructose-bisphosphate aldolase — protein sequence MSRIFPAGVATGQLVTDIFQYAKENKFALPAVNVIGSSNVNAVMETAAKLNSPVIIQFSNGGAAFNAGKGLSNDGQKAAILGSIAGAKHIHTLAEAYGATVILHTDHCAKKLLPWIDGLLDASEEHYKQTGKSLYSSHMLDLSEESLEENLEISAQYFERMAKMQMTLEVEIGVTGGEEDGVDNSDVDNSKLYTQPEDIAYTYEKLKAISDNFTIAAAFGNVHGVYKPGNVVLTPKILDNSQKYVQEKFGTGEKPVNFVFHGGSGSTLEEIREAIDYGVIKMNIDTDLQFAYTEGVRDYMVNNIDYLRAQIGNPEGEEKPNKKFYDPRVWVRKGEDTFSTRLVKAFEDLNNVNTLK from the coding sequence ATGAGCAGAATTTTTCCGGCAGGAGTTGCCACAGGTCAATTAGTTACTGATATTTTTCAGTATGCTAAAGAAAACAAATTTGCACTGCCTGCAGTAAACGTAATTGGTTCAAGCAATGTAAATGCGGTTATGGAAACAGCAGCGAAATTAAACTCTCCTGTAATTATCCAGTTTTCAAACGGCGGAGCGGCTTTCAACGCAGGAAAAGGATTAAGCAATGATGGCCAGAAAGCAGCGATTTTAGGATCTATTGCCGGGGCTAAACATATTCATACTCTTGCAGAAGCTTACGGAGCGACTGTAATTTTACATACAGACCACTGTGCAAAAAAATTATTGCCTTGGATCGACGGATTATTAGATGCCAGTGAAGAGCATTACAAGCAGACAGGAAAGTCTCTTTATTCTTCTCACATGCTGGATCTTTCTGAAGAATCTTTAGAAGAGAATCTTGAAATTTCTGCTCAATATTTCGAAAGAATGGCTAAAATGCAGATGACTTTAGAGGTTGAGATCGGTGTTACAGGGGGTGAAGAAGATGGTGTAGACAACTCTGATGTAGACAATTCTAAATTATATACTCAGCCTGAAGACATCGCGTATACTTATGAAAAACTAAAAGCTATTTCTGACAACTTCACTATTGCAGCAGCATTTGGAAATGTACACGGAGTTTACAAGCCAGGAAATGTGGTTCTTACCCCAAAAATCCTTGACAACTCTCAGAAATATGTCCAGGAGAAATTCGGAACAGGTGAAAAGCCGGTTAATTTTGTATTCCACGGAGGTTCGGGATCTACTTTAGAAGAGATCAGAGAAGCTATCGACTATGGAGTAATCAAAATGAATATTGATACTGACCTTCAGTTCGCTTATACGGAAGGGGTTAGAGATTATATGGTTAACAATATTGATTATTTAAGAGCACAAATCGGAAACCCTGAGGGAGAAGAAAAACCTAACAAGAAATTCTATGACCCAAGAGTATGGGTAAGAAAAGGTGAAGATACTTTCTCTACAAGACTGGTTAAAGCGTTTGAAGACTTAAATAACGTAAATACTTTAAAATAA
- the accD gene encoding acetyl-CoA carboxylase, carboxyltransferase subunit beta → MAFDWFKRKAKNITTSTDEKKDVPKGLWHQTPSGKIVEHDELRRNSYVSPEDGFHVRIGSAEFFEILFDEGKFTELDANVESIDILNFKDTKPYKDRLKEVKAKTKLTDSIRNAVGTVKGTEMVVSCMDFAFIGGSLGSVMGEKIRRAIDYCIANKLPYMIICQSGGARMQEATYSLMQLAKVQAKLAQLSEAGLLYIAYLCDPTFGGITASFAMTADIIMAEPGALIGFAGPRVIRETIGRDLPEGFQTSEFLQEKGFVDFIVKRTEIKDTIAKTVNLLAVNA, encoded by the coding sequence ATGGCATTCGACTGGTTTAAAAGAAAAGCAAAAAACATTACCACCTCTACTGATGAAAAAAAGGATGTTCCCAAAGGCCTTTGGCATCAGACTCCATCAGGAAAAATAGTGGAGCATGATGAACTGAGAAGAAACAGCTACGTTTCTCCTGAAGATGGATTTCATGTAAGAATAGGAAGTGCAGAATTTTTTGAGATCCTTTTTGACGAAGGTAAGTTCACAGAACTGGATGCCAATGTTGAAAGTATTGATATCTTAAATTTCAAGGATACAAAACCTTACAAAGACCGTTTAAAAGAGGTAAAAGCCAAAACAAAGCTTACAGATTCTATCAGAAATGCAGTAGGAACCGTAAAAGGAACCGAAATGGTGGTTTCTTGTATGGATTTTGCTTTCATTGGTGGATCTTTAGGTTCTGTAATGGGAGAAAAGATCAGAAGAGCAATTGATTACTGTATCGCCAACAAACTTCCGTACATGATTATCTGTCAGTCGGGAGGGGCAAGAATGCAGGAAGCAACATATTCTCTGATGCAGCTTGCTAAAGTACAGGCGAAGCTTGCTCAGCTTTCTGAAGCGGGACTTTTATACATCGCTTACCTTTGTGACCCTACTTTTGGAGGAATCACTGCTTCTTTCGCTATGACAGCAGATATTATCATGGCTGAACCTGGAGCATTAATTGGTTTTGCAGGTCCTAGAGTTATCCGTGAAACCATCGGAAGAGATCTTCCTGAAGGGTTCCAGACTTCTGAGTTCCTACAGGAAAAAGGATTTGTAGATTTCATCGTAAAAAGAACAGAAATTAAAGATACGATAGCTAAAACAGTCAATTTATTAGCTGTAAACGCTTAA
- a CDS encoding DUF6973 domain-containing protein yields the protein MRTFKIFFNTIRSMSFKKIMRLLSLLLPHPLFALLSFHATVKAFTIAQKKFPQTASNNGIGNAFRHALWCCFIMMYCCKVSSPEKALDFCKRITDMHEELFPNEPLETKMDLHNNKVGMDYFMELLPGIHRQFFEKSFFIESLAKKMDDARVLKNLDDDFEGYLVYLDEK from the coding sequence ATGAGGACTTTCAAGATATTTTTTAATACCATCCGAAGCATGAGCTTTAAAAAGATCATGCGTCTTTTATCGTTGCTCCTTCCCCATCCTCTTTTTGCATTACTCAGCTTTCATGCTACCGTAAAGGCTTTCACCATTGCACAGAAAAAATTTCCTCAGACAGCTTCAAACAATGGCATTGGAAATGCTTTCAGGCATGCACTCTGGTGCTGTTTTATCATGATGTATTGCTGCAAGGTATCGTCACCCGAAAAAGCATTGGATTTCTGCAAAAGAATCACCGATATGCACGAAGAACTTTTTCCCAATGAACCTTTGGAAACCAAAATGGATCTTCACAACAACAAGGTTGGTATGGATTATTTCATGGAATTGCTTCCAGGAATCCACCGGCAGTTTTTTGAGAAGAGCTTTTTTATTGAAAGTCTTGCCAAGAAAATGGATGATGCCAGGGTTTTGAAAAATCTGGACGATGACTTTGAGGGATATCTGGTTTATCTTGATGAAAAATAA